Proteins from one Oscillatoria nigro-viridis PCC 7112 genomic window:
- a CDS encoding ABC transporter ATP-binding/substrate-binding protein (This model describes the ATP binding subunits of ATP-binding cassette (ABC) transporters for nitrate transport, or for bicarbonate transport, in bacteria and archaea.), which produces MSVFVEVDHVDRVFNLSNGEQYIALKNIELKIKKGEFITLIGHSGCGKSTLLNIIAGLDKASQGGITLEGREVRDPGPDRMVVFQNYSLLPWLTVRENIALAVNEIYSGNSQEDRELVIEHHIKLVGLGHAADKRPGEISGGMKQRVAIARALAIRPKLLLLDEPFGALDALTRGGLQDQLMKICEESKVTSVMVTHDVDEALLLSDRIVMLTNGPEAQIGQILEVNIPRPRKRMEVVNHPSYYALRNEMVYFLNQQKRVKQRRAKQQPPAIARNGLEKINLDIGFIPLTDCAPLVVAKEKGFFQAHGLEEVTLSREPSWKAIAKGVAEGRLDAAQMVAGMPVAMLLGLDGEAPVPVCSALTLSRNGNSIVFSKELYKQGIRTLEDFKAAIAKSPDKVHTLGTVHSASMHNLLFRYWLAAGGIDPDLDVGLTVIPPPQMVANLKAGNIDAYCSGDPWNSHAVNSGTGFVMARSLDILPGHIEKVLGVTEDWAQKYPQTHLALVKALLEACDYCDDRRNREEVLVLMSQEQYIGADPKDIRPGFIDPYNSGTEAEPEMLYNFNQFYVDKTNCPDRLEMVWVMAQMARWGLIPFPKNWVEVVDRVLRPDVFGQAVRELGLPDIARDRRTIELFDGTVFNLDDPIDYLHNVKIKRAVRIEEILIEQIGSQCSIKLPA; this is translated from the coding sequence ATGTCAGTATTTGTTGAAGTAGACCACGTTGACCGCGTATTTAACTTGTCCAATGGAGAGCAATACATCGCTCTTAAAAATATCGAACTGAAAATTAAAAAGGGAGAATTCATCACCTTAATCGGACACTCCGGCTGCGGCAAATCTACGCTGCTAAATATCATCGCCGGCCTCGACAAAGCAAGTCAGGGCGGGATTACTTTAGAAGGGCGCGAAGTCCGCGATCCAGGCCCCGACAGAATGGTGGTGTTTCAAAATTACTCGCTGCTACCTTGGCTGACGGTGCGCGAAAATATCGCCCTAGCAGTAAATGAAATTTACAGCGGTAACTCTCAAGAAGATCGCGAGTTGGTGATCGAACACCACATTAAATTGGTCGGACTCGGGCACGCCGCCGACAAACGCCCGGGCGAAATTTCTGGGGGGATGAAACAAAGAGTTGCGATCGCCCGCGCCCTAGCGATTCGCCCGAAATTGCTGCTGCTAGACGAACCCTTCGGAGCCCTCGATGCTTTAACTCGCGGCGGTTTGCAAGACCAGTTGATGAAAATTTGCGAGGAAAGCAAAGTCACCAGCGTGATGGTAACTCACGACGTGGATGAGGCTTTATTATTGAGCGATCGCATTGTGATGCTCACCAACGGCCCGGAAGCGCAAATCGGGCAAATCCTCGAAGTGAACATTCCCCGCCCCCGCAAGCGCATGGAAGTTGTCAACCATCCGAGTTACTACGCGCTGCGGAACGAAATGGTTTACTTCCTCAACCAGCAAAAGCGGGTCAAACAGCGCCGGGCCAAACAACAACCGCCTGCGATCGCCCGCAACGGCTTGGAAAAAATCAACCTCGACATCGGCTTTATTCCCCTCACCGACTGCGCCCCCTTAGTAGTAGCCAAAGAAAAAGGATTTTTCCAAGCGCACGGCTTGGAAGAAGTTACTCTCAGCCGCGAACCTAGCTGGAAAGCGATCGCCAAAGGAGTCGCCGAAGGACGGCTGGACGCGGCGCAAATGGTCGCAGGAATGCCGGTCGCCATGCTGTTGGGCCTCGACGGTGAAGCCCCTGTGCCCGTCTGCAGCGCCCTCACTCTGTCCCGCAACGGCAATTCGATTGTTTTCAGCAAAGAGCTTTACAAACAAGGCATTCGGACGTTAGAGGATTTCAAAGCTGCGATCGCCAAGAGTCCCGATAAAGTTCACACCTTGGGCACGGTACACTCCGCCTCCATGCACAATCTGCTGTTCCGCTACTGGCTGGCCGCCGGCGGCATCGACCCCGACCTCGACGTGGGCTTGACCGTGATTCCGCCCCCGCAGATGGTAGCGAATTTAAAAGCAGGCAATATTGACGCCTACTGCTCGGGCGACCCCTGGAACTCCCACGCAGTCAACAGCGGCACGGGTTTTGTCATGGCCCGTTCCCTCGATATTCTGCCCGGACACATCGAAAAAGTTCTCGGTGTTACCGAAGATTGGGCTCAGAAATATCCTCAAACCCACCTCGCCCTCGTCAAAGCGCTTTTGGAAGCCTGCGACTACTGCGACGACCGCCGCAACCGCGAAGAAGTCCTAGTATTGATGAGCCAAGAACAATACATCGGCGCCGATCCGAAAGACATCCGTCCGGGATTCATCGACCCGTACAACTCCGGTACGGAGGCAGAACCCGAAATGCTCTACAACTTCAACCAGTTCTACGTTGACAAAACCAATTGTCCAGACCGCCTAGAAATGGTGTGGGTGATGGCGCAGATGGCTCGCTGGGGACTGATCCCGTTCCCGAAAAACTGGGTGGAAGTGGTCGATCGAGTTTTGCGTCCCGATGTTTTCGGTCAAGCAGTGCGCGAATTGGGTTTGCCGGATATTGCAAGAGATCGCCGGACGATCGAGCTATTTGACGGCACTGTGTTTAATCTCGACGACCCGATCGACTATCTTCACAATGTCAAAATCAAGCGCGCCGTCCGCATTGAAGAAATTTTAATTGAACAAATAGGCAGTCAATGTTCTATCAAACTGCCAGCATAA
- the ntrB gene encoding nitrate ABC transporter permease, protein MATNLAVTKSKNPVNFVLDRVQKNRRKIIRPLVAIAVLLVVWQILCHDASSSLPGPIKAVQESWELIINPFFDRGGTDKGLFWQLAASLQRVAIGFTLAAVLGIGLGILIGTNSLMFDALDPLFQVFRTIPPLAWLPIALAVFQQFNPFEGMGVKANEVSALFVILITAIWPILINTTVGVQQIPQDYRNVARVLRLPNQKYFWKILLPSSVPYIFTGLRIGIGLSWLAIVAAEMLVGGVGIGFFIWDAYNSSRLSHVILAVLYVGIVGLILDRIVGFIASKVVPEEQK, encoded by the coding sequence ATGGCAACAAACCTCGCTGTTACTAAAAGCAAAAATCCCGTAAATTTCGTTTTGGATCGGGTTCAAAAAAACCGCAGAAAAATCATCCGCCCGCTAGTTGCGATCGCAGTTCTGCTCGTAGTTTGGCAAATCCTCTGCCACGATGCCTCATCCAGCTTGCCGGGGCCAATTAAAGCTGTCCAAGAAAGCTGGGAGCTGATTATCAATCCGTTCTTTGACAGAGGCGGCACCGACAAAGGCTTATTTTGGCAACTGGCGGCAAGCTTGCAGCGGGTGGCGATCGGATTTACTCTAGCAGCAGTTCTGGGTATTGGTTTAGGAATATTGATCGGTACAAACTCTCTAATGTTCGATGCTTTAGACCCGCTGTTTCAAGTATTCAGAACTATCCCGCCCCTGGCTTGGCTGCCGATCGCCCTGGCCGTATTTCAACAGTTCAATCCCTTTGAAGGCATGGGGGTGAAAGCTAACGAAGTGTCAGCACTGTTCGTAATTTTAATTACAGCAATTTGGCCGATTTTAATTAATACCACAGTAGGCGTTCAACAAATACCCCAAGACTACAGAAACGTCGCCCGCGTCTTGCGCCTCCCCAACCAAAAATACTTCTGGAAAATCCTGCTCCCTTCTTCAGTTCCTTACATTTTCACTGGCTTGAGAATTGGTATCGGTTTGTCTTGGCTGGCGATCGTAGCTGCGGAAATGTTAGTCGGCGGCGTCGGCATCGGCTTCTTCATCTGGGACGCTTACAACAGTTCTCGACTCAGCCACGTGATTTTGGCAGTGCTTTATGTAGGAATCGTCGGTTTGATTTTAGACAGAATTGTTGGTTTCATCGCTTCCAAAGTTGTTCCAGAAGAACAGAAATAG
- a CDS encoding CmpA/NrtA family ABC transporter substrate-binding protein, translated as MSNLSRRKFIITAGATAAGTLLAHGCSSGSTTSNATPSSATPSAAPAVNINPADAPEVTAAKLGFIALTDSAPLIIAQEKGLFAKYGMKDVQVTKQASWPVTRDNLELGSDKGGIDGAHILSPMPYQMTLGTITKGNQPVPMNIVARLNTNGQAISLSKKYLDLKIGTDSKPLKAALANQKIAMTFPGGTHDLWMRYWLAAGGINPDTDVSVIPIPPPQMVANMKSGSMEAFCVGEPWNAQLVTQKVGYTALVTGELWKDHPEKALGLRADWVAKNPKATKALTMAVLEAQQWCDKAENHDEMCQIISQDKWLKVPVADIIGRSKGQIDYGTGRVEAASPVAMKFWADNASYPYKSHDAWFITENIRWGYMPATTDIKATVDKVNREDIWKAAATALGVPAAQIPATTSRGVETFFDGVKFDPEKPEEYLKGLAIKKA; from the coding sequence ATGAGCAACCTTTCTAGAAGAAAATTCATTATAACCGCTGGAGCAACAGCAGCCGGCACCCTCCTAGCCCACGGTTGCAGTTCCGGTTCCACCACATCTAACGCAACTCCCAGCAGCGCCACACCCAGCGCCGCCCCAGCAGTCAACATCAACCCCGCCGACGCCCCAGAAGTTACCGCAGCCAAACTCGGATTCATCGCCCTCACCGACTCAGCGCCCTTAATCATTGCCCAAGAAAAAGGGCTATTTGCCAAGTACGGCATGAAAGACGTACAAGTTACCAAACAAGCATCTTGGCCAGTTACTCGCGACAACTTAGAACTCGGTTCCGACAAAGGCGGCATTGACGGGGCCCACATTTTATCCCCGATGCCTTACCAGATGACATTAGGCACTATTACCAAAGGCAATCAGCCAGTGCCGATGAACATTGTTGCCCGGTTAAATACTAACGGTCAAGCAATTTCCCTCAGCAAAAAATACCTAGATTTAAAAATAGGTACTGACAGCAAACCTCTCAAAGCAGCCCTCGCCAATCAAAAAATTGCTATGACCTTTCCCGGCGGCACTCACGACTTGTGGATGCGCTATTGGTTAGCAGCCGGCGGTATTAATCCAGATACAGATGTTTCCGTGATTCCCATACCGCCGCCCCAAATGGTAGCGAACATGAAATCTGGCAGCATGGAAGCCTTTTGCGTAGGCGAACCTTGGAATGCTCAGCTAGTTACTCAAAAGGTAGGATACACCGCCTTAGTAACCGGAGAACTTTGGAAAGACCACCCAGAAAAAGCTTTAGGTTTAAGAGCAGATTGGGTTGCAAAAAACCCCAAAGCTACTAAAGCACTTACAATGGCCGTACTGGAAGCCCAGCAGTGGTGCGATAAGGCAGAAAATCACGATGAGATGTGCCAAATCATCTCTCAAGATAAGTGGTTAAAAGTTCCAGTAGCAGATATTATCGGTCGCTCTAAAGGTCAAATTGACTACGGTACCGGTCGCGTTGAAGCTGCCAGCCCAGTGGCGATGAAATTCTGGGCTGACAATGCTTCCTATCCCTACAAGAGTCACGATGCTTGGTTCATCACTGAAAATATTCGCTGGGGTTATATGCCGGCAACTACCGACATCAAAGCCACGGTTGATAAAGTTAACCGCGAAGATATTTGGAAAGCTGCAGCGACAGCACTTGGCGTTCCCGCCGCCCAAATTCCTGCTACGACTTCTCGCGGTGTCGAAACCTTCTTTGACGGCGTGAAGTTTGACCCCGAAAAACCAGAAGAATATCTGAAGGGTCTGGCAATCAAGAAAGCATAA
- a CDS encoding 2Fe-2S iron-sulfur cluster-binding protein has product MQLTVDRDETAVPAAKPQTSTVIFARSGKEVACSEDEFILDVAERAGVELDSNCRSGSCGTCQQKLLEGQTVYDSQPDAARDLEPGFILACSARAIGKVSIDA; this is encoded by the coding sequence CTGCAACTGACGGTTGACAGGGACGAAACGGCAGTCCCGGCAGCCAAACCTCAGACATCTACTGTTATTTTCGCTCGATCGGGCAAAGAAGTTGCTTGCAGCGAAGATGAGTTCATTCTCGATGTTGCCGAACGGGCCGGAGTCGAACTTGACAGCAATTGCCGGTCGGGAAGCTGCGGCACTTGCCAGCAAAAACTCCTAGAAGGCCAAACAGTCTACGACAGCCAACCCGACGCGGCCCGAGACTTAGAACCAGGGTTCATTTTAGCTTGCAGCGCGCGGGCGATCGGCAAAGTGTCGATCGACGCCTAA